One Chryseobacterium indoltheticum DNA segment encodes these proteins:
- the ribD gene encoding bifunctional diaminohydroxyphosphoribosylaminopyrimidine deaminase/5-amino-6-(5-phosphoribosylamino)uracil reductase RibD — MQEEFYIKRCIELAQKAIGNTYPNPLVGSVIVHNDKIIGEGYHHKAGENHAEINAVNSVADKSLIPESTIYVSLEPCAHFGKTPPCALKIVELGFKKVVIGAMDSHDKVNGKGKKIIQEAGIEVVSGVLEKECIELNKRFFTYHERRRPFIILKWAESGDRFMDKDFKPTQISNALTKQFVHQLRSNEHSILIGTMTALRDNPSLTTREIVGRNPIRILIDIDLKVPKDFNVYSNEAETLVFNSVKEGDEGNIKFIKTSRENFIANMLKTLHELQIQSIIVEGGSLVLQQFIDAGLWDETIIIKNKNLVLENGTKAPRFNKTPIDTRDFRDNIIEFYKNSH; from the coding sequence ATGCAAGAAGAATTTTACATCAAAAGATGCATTGAGCTCGCTCAAAAAGCCATCGGAAACACTTACCCAAATCCATTGGTGGGAAGTGTGATTGTTCACAACGATAAAATAATCGGTGAAGGTTATCATCATAAAGCAGGTGAAAATCATGCGGAGATCAACGCTGTAAATTCGGTTGCAGACAAAAGCCTGATTCCTGAATCTACTATTTATGTTTCTTTGGAACCTTGTGCACATTTCGGGAAAACGCCGCCTTGTGCTTTAAAAATTGTTGAACTGGGTTTTAAAAAAGTTGTTATCGGCGCGATGGACTCTCACGATAAAGTAAACGGAAAAGGCAAGAAAATAATCCAGGAGGCAGGAATTGAGGTTGTTTCCGGGGTTTTGGAAAAAGAATGCATTGAGCTGAATAAAAGATTTTTCACGTATCACGAAAGAAGAAGACCTTTTATCATCTTAAAATGGGCAGAATCTGGCGACCGTTTTATGGACAAAGATTTTAAACCTACCCAAATCAGCAATGCACTGACCAAACAGTTTGTACATCAATTAAGAAGCAACGAGCATTCTATTTTGATTGGAACGATGACTGCTTTAAGAGACAACCCGAGTCTCACCACAAGAGAAATTGTAGGCAGAAACCCTATCAGAATTCTGATTGATATTGATCTAAAAGTTCCGAAAGATTTTAATGTTTACAGCAATGAGGCTGAAACTTTGGTTTTCAATTCTGTAAAAGAAGGCGACGAGGGAAATATAAAATTCATCAAAACCTCAAGAGAAAATTTCATTGCAAATATGTTGAAAACATTACACGAACTTCAGATACAATCCATCATCGTGGAAGGCGGAAGTTTGGTGTTACAACAGTTTATTGATGCAGGTTTATGGGATGAAACGATTATTATTAAAAATAAAAATTTAGTCTTAGAAAACGGAACGAAAGCTCCAAGATTTAACAAAACGCCCATCGACACCCGGGATTTTCGAGACAACATTATTGAATTTTATAAGAATTCTCATTAA
- a CDS encoding endonuclease translates to MRRILYSYLLSLIAISALAQAPANYYSTATGTGATLKTQLKDIITNGHQDHGYGGLWTGYQTTDRDYYYENDGTILDIYSERPAAADPYNFTYSTNQCGSYGNEGDCYNREHIVPQSLFNEASPMKNDIHFIRATDGKVNGMRSNYPFGKVGTATFTSLNQSKLGNSVSAGYGGTVFEPIDEFKGDVARMIFYFVTRYENQLSTFSSGNMLGNSTYPGLQTWELNQLLAWHNLDPVSPAEIGRNNASYTYQGNRNPYIDNPNYVNLVWGTPNTDTQAPTTPTNLIANNPTSSTVALSWSASTDNVGVIGYDVYANNVLKATVSGTSTTVQGLTSSTTYNFHVIAKDGAGNSSTQSNTATETTLAGSGGGTGTCGTEDFENITGTGNGYATRTWTNNNITWTATDARVDETINGKAITLRIGNLTSSTISGGMQDLTIKTSLKYGTGPGNLNLEINGVQVGTIPYTATANAVTTTTISNINVSGNIIIKITNPITATNGPRVAIDDLTWTCAASLSTVENSKEKAFGIYPNPVKNHELFVKGENLNKVLKADIYDLSGKLIKNIANPFKNSNKIDLHGLTKGVYILKTDHNTTKFIVE, encoded by the coding sequence ATGAGACGAATTTTATACTCTTACTTGCTGAGTCTGATTGCGATCAGTGCTCTAGCTCAGGCTCCTGCTAATTATTACAGTACAGCCACCGGAACGGGTGCCACACTCAAAACACAGTTAAAAGACATTATCACAAACGGACATCAAGATCACGGTTATGGTGGACTTTGGACTGGTTATCAAACTACTGACAGAGATTATTATTATGAAAATGATGGTACTATTTTAGATATTTATTCTGAAAGACCAGCTGCTGCAGATCCTTATAATTTTACTTATAGTACCAATCAATGTGGAAGCTATGGTAATGAAGGAGACTGCTACAACAGAGAGCATATTGTTCCACAAAGTCTTTTTAATGAGGCTTCTCCAATGAAAAATGACATTCATTTTATCAGAGCAACAGATGGAAAAGTGAATGGAATGCGCTCAAATTATCCTTTTGGAAAAGTAGGAACAGCAACATTCACATCTTTAAACCAATCAAAATTAGGCAACTCTGTTTCAGCAGGATATGGAGGAACGGTTTTCGAGCCAATCGATGAATTCAAAGGTGATGTAGCAAGAATGATATTTTATTTCGTGACAAGATATGAAAACCAGCTTTCTACGTTCAGCTCAGGAAATATGCTTGGTAATTCTACTTATCCGGGATTACAAACCTGGGAACTTAATCAGCTTTTGGCGTGGCACAATTTAGATCCTGTTTCGCCGGCAGAAATAGGAAGAAACAATGCTTCATACACTTATCAGGGAAACAGAAATCCTTACATTGACAATCCTAATTATGTGAATTTGGTTTGGGGAACACCGAATACAGATACACAAGCTCCGACAACTCCGACAAACTTAATAGCAAACAACCCTACTTCAAGCACTGTCGCATTGAGCTGGAGTGCATCTACAGACAATGTAGGAGTTATAGGATACGACGTTTATGCTAATAATGTTTTAAAAGCAACAGTTTCAGGAACATCTACAACGGTTCAGGGCTTAACCTCTTCAACAACGTACAACTTCCATGTTATAGCTAAAGATGGGGCAGGAAATTCATCTACACAAAGCAATACAGCTACTGAAACCACACTTGCGGGATCAGGTGGCGGAACAGGAACTTGTGGAACTGAAGATTTCGAAAATATTACGGGAACAGGAAACGGATATGCTACAAGAACCTGGACAAATAACAATATTACCTGGACAGCAACAGATGCAAGAGTAGATGAAACCATTAATGGAAAAGCAATAACGCTAAGAATCGGTAACTTAACCAGCTCTACTATATCGGGAGGAATGCAAGACTTAACAATTAAAACTTCTCTGAAATACGGAACAGGGCCTGGTAATTTAAATCTAGAAATCAATGGAGTTCAGGTAGGCACAATTCCTTACACTGCGACAGCTAATGCAGTTACAACAACTACAATTAGCAATATCAATGTGAGCGGGAATATTATTATTAAAATTACAAACCCGATTACAGCCACTAATGGACCAAGAGTAGCAATTGATGATCTTACTTGGACTTGCGCAGCTTCTTTATCAACTGTTGAAAATTCAAAAGAAAAAGCCTTCGGTATTTATCCAAATCCGGTTAAAAACCATGAACTATTTGTAAAAGGTGAAAACCTGAACAAAGTTTTGAAAGCTGACATCTATGATCTTTCAGGAAAATTGATTAAAAACATTGCAAATCCTTTCAAAAACTCAAATAAAATCGATCTTCACGGATTAACTAAAGGAGTTTATATCTTGAAAACAGACCACAACACTACAAAATTCATTGTAGAGTAA
- a CDS encoding shikimate dehydrogenase family protein, translating into MDSSNKLGLIGKNISYSFSKKYFEDKFKKKKLTDFSYEIFDLQEINEIEELLLKPNLLGFNVTIPYKEKVIDYLDALSDEAQKMGAVNCVLIENGKKTGYNTDAFGFEKTLVAHKKAHHESALVLGNGGAAKAVQYVLDKHQIPYQTISRKSEINFENLDSEIVSKNKLIIQCTPVGTFPNTEDCLDFPFEALTNQHLVIDLIYNPEYSKFILNASQNGAKTVNGYYMLEQQAEKAWEIWSFKKK; encoded by the coding sequence ATGGATTCCAGCAACAAATTAGGACTGATCGGAAAAAACATCTCCTACTCTTTTTCAAAAAAATATTTTGAAGATAAATTTAAAAAGAAAAAACTCACCGATTTTTCATACGAAATTTTCGACTTACAGGAAATCAATGAAATTGAGGAACTCCTTTTAAAACCTAATCTTTTGGGCTTTAATGTAACGATTCCTTATAAAGAAAAAGTTATAGATTATCTGGATGCATTGAGCGATGAAGCTCAAAAAATGGGCGCTGTAAACTGTGTTTTAATTGAAAATGGAAAGAAAACCGGTTACAATACAGACGCTTTCGGTTTCGAGAAAACGCTCGTTGCACACAAAAAGGCACATCATGAATCGGCATTGGTTTTAGGAAATGGTGGTGCTGCAAAAGCAGTGCAATACGTTTTAGACAAACATCAGATTCCGTATCAGACGATTTCGAGAAAATCAGAAATTAATTTTGAAAACCTAGATTCAGAAATAGTTTCAAAAAATAAATTGATCATCCAATGCACTCCGGTGGGAACTTTCCCAAATACTGAAGATTGCCTTGATTTTCCTTTTGAAGCTCTTACAAATCAACATCTGGTGATTGATCTTATCTACAATCCCGAGTATAGCAAATTTATTTTAAACGCATCACAAAACGGAGCCAAAACAGTTAACGGATATTATATGCTGGAACAACAGGCAGAAAAAGCCTGGGAAATTTGGTCGTTTAAAAAAAAATAA
- a CDS encoding DUF349 domain-containing protein, with amino-acid sequence MTTENNLSENEEQKPSTELQETVENTQNAEENHHDEDPDASQHDSLADLSLADTLKEMEKIINSNNAGERYREFNALKEKANHSIHDEIEDKKHEYTDAGNAIENFSYEHPSQSKLSGLIHIFREKHDNFQKNQEEEQKKNLDHRQSIIERLKNLYTNSEPGVNLFKSIREIKEEWSNSGQVAKSEFKILNNNYFHHLNQFYQMLDLNKEFLEQEYSHNLEKRQHIIARAKELENEPVVQKALNELQYLHKLWKEEAEPVSEEFREKTWEEFKEISNKIHERKTELSASIETEQNANLEKKNEIIAEIKKLSEPKDNPNHTYWQNSIKRVEELRSEFLKTGSVPRKLSNNNWNDFKSTLRGFNTTKNNYYKSLKGSQQQNLDEKMKLIQTAKDNMLSEDWDLAVALFKKLQEDWKKIGHVPKSMTNKIWDEFRDACNTFFNNYREKSSASTDNWKENYKLKKDILEELKTISNDEGSIEKIEAIKTSWNNIGKVPRDKMAINSEFNKTLREKLKLNKINELELKEEGLSENQLTDKARKIKNQISDLEAEIVKLENNLSFFKNPSKDNPLLRDTYNTIDDKKAHLETLKQNLHSIIAGE; translated from the coding sequence ATGACAACAGAAAATAATCTTTCTGAAAACGAAGAACAAAAACCTTCTACAGAACTTCAGGAAACAGTTGAAAACACTCAGAATGCTGAAGAAAACCATCACGATGAAGATCCTGATGCTTCTCAACACGATTCTCTTGCTGACCTGTCTCTTGCGGATACCCTGAAGGAAATGGAAAAAATCATCAATTCTAATAATGCAGGTGAACGATACCGAGAATTTAATGCATTAAAAGAAAAAGCAAATCATTCGATTCACGACGAGATTGAAGATAAAAAGCATGAATACACCGATGCCGGAAATGCAATCGAAAACTTCAGCTACGAACATCCTTCTCAATCTAAACTTTCCGGGTTGATTCATATTTTCAGAGAAAAACATGACAATTTCCAGAAAAATCAGGAAGAAGAACAGAAAAAAAATCTAGATCACCGCCAAAGTATTATAGAAAGACTTAAAAATCTTTATACTAATTCTGAGCCCGGAGTAAATCTTTTCAAATCAATCAGAGAGATCAAGGAAGAATGGTCAAATTCTGGTCAGGTTGCAAAATCTGAATTTAAAATTTTAAACAACAACTATTTCCATCATTTGAATCAGTTTTATCAGATGTTGGATCTAAATAAAGAATTTCTTGAGCAGGAATACAGCCACAACTTAGAAAAAAGACAGCACATTATTGCGAGAGCAAAAGAGCTGGAAAATGAGCCGGTTGTACAAAAAGCTTTAAACGAACTTCAATATCTTCACAAGCTTTGGAAAGAAGAAGCAGAACCGGTTTCTGAAGAATTCCGTGAAAAGACATGGGAAGAATTCAAAGAAATTTCAAATAAAATTCACGAGAGAAAGACTGAACTCTCTGCATCTATTGAAACAGAGCAGAATGCCAATCTTGAGAAGAAAAATGAGATCATTGCTGAAATCAAGAAACTTTCTGAGCCAAAAGACAATCCTAATCATACATATTGGCAAAACTCCATCAAAAGAGTTGAAGAATTACGTTCAGAGTTTTTGAAAACAGGCAGCGTTCCTAGAAAATTATCCAACAACAATTGGAATGATTTCAAATCTACCTTAAGAGGATTTAACACGACAAAAAATAATTATTATAAGTCTTTGAAAGGTTCTCAACAGCAGAATCTTGATGAGAAAATGAAGCTGATTCAGACTGCAAAAGACAATATGCTTTCTGAAGATTGGGATCTTGCTGTGGCATTATTCAAAAAACTTCAGGAAGACTGGAAGAAAATAGGTCACGTACCAAAAAGCATGACCAATAAAATCTGGGACGAATTTCGTGATGCATGCAATACATTCTTTAATAATTACAGAGAAAAAAGCAGCGCTTCTACCGATAACTGGAAAGAAAACTATAAGCTTAAAAAAGATATTCTTGAAGAGTTGAAAACCATCTCAAACGATGAAGGAAGCATCGAAAAAATAGAAGCAATTAAAACTTCTTGGAATAATATTGGAAAAGTCCCGAGAGATAAAATGGCGATTAACTCGGAGTTTAATAAAACTCTAAGAGAAAAACTTAAGCTTAACAAAATCAACGAGCTTGAATTAAAAGAAGAAGGTTTATCTGAAAACCAATTAACAGACAAAGCAAGAAAAATAAAGAACCAGATTTCAGATCTTGAAGCAGAAATAGTAAAACTTGAAAATAATCTTTCTTTCTTCAAAAATCCTTCGAAAGACAATCCACTTTTACGAGATACTTACAATACGATTGATGACAAAAAAGCTCATCTTGAGACTTTAAAGCAGAATCTTCACAGTATTATCGCTGGAGAATAA